The following are encoded together in the Coffea arabica cultivar ET-39 chromosome 1c, Coffea Arabica ET-39 HiFi, whole genome shotgun sequence genome:
- the LOC140004621 gene encoding uncharacterized protein, translated as MGWLKLNSRDHWGRVVWAYYKEFEDLDVLTAEAQSLLVGLKLCADRGVSSAIMESDSNVLVHLVVSKVLSKWPLYNVLREIRHYLSRMEATLLHVFREANAVADTLASLQLGEQQFYDSLTTLPPEARGRACLDCHGIPRVHLGNV; from the coding sequence ATGGGGTGGCTTAAGCTCAACTCGCGCGACCATTGGGGGAGGGTGGTCTGGGCATACTATAAGGAGTTTGAGGACCTGGATGTGTTGACAGCGGAAGCACAGTCCCTTCTAGTCGGTCTGAAATTGTGCGCTGATCGTGGTGTTAGCTCAGCGATTATGGAATCAGACTCGAATGTGCTAGTTCATTTAGTGGTTTCGAAAGTCTTGTCAAAGTGGCCGCTGTACAATGTCTTGCGCGAGATCAGACACTACCTTAGCCGGATGGAGGCAACCCTTCTTCATGTATTTCGAGAAGCCAATGCTGTGGCGGACACTTTAGCTTCCCTGCAATTAGGAGAGCAGCAGTTTTATGATTCACTCACAACTCTTCCTCCCGAAGCCAGAGGGAGGGCATGCCTCGATTGCCATGGAATACCTCGAGTACATTTGGGAAACGTTTGA